The following proteins are encoded in a genomic region of Catellatospora sp. TT07R-123:
- a CDS encoding helix-turn-helix domain-containing protein: MDETFGQVLARMRAASGLSVRSLGAAAKVDPGFISKISNHNATVSQSVAQALDVALRAGGELMLAWQAEDARRRMAEVTSDAMRRRTLMAGTTGLILGGLLPGRAEAGHRLGLADVTQIQRHIDRLIAMDYQFGGEGLWQAAVGYAREAYWWLDNGIFTDEVEAALLRVTSRVQMCAGWLSFDSGQHDVSRNSFNEALGLAQQADDAEAETHALANLAYLSNYLGSPKQARRWADAAGRAAAPTGEHARLPVLPLLRVAMSSALTADKSAFEKAMTSARRHLNRDVDQPVAEWRAFVTWHELDGVEGTCAMELGETERAIRLLHQAIEAHPDGFARNRATYKVRLARANLDAENVEEAVSAADSALDDVSSNVTSWRLGAELGTVAQRMAAYHDMPAVERFLTRYKALV; this comes from the coding sequence CAGCAACCACAATGCGACCGTCTCGCAGAGTGTTGCCCAGGCGCTCGACGTGGCGCTCAGGGCGGGCGGCGAGTTGATGTTGGCGTGGCAAGCTGAGGACGCGCGACGGCGGATGGCAGAGGTAACGTCGGATGCCATGAGGCGTCGCACTTTGATGGCCGGAACCACCGGCCTTATCCTCGGCGGACTGCTGCCGGGACGAGCGGAGGCCGGCCACCGCCTGGGCCTCGCCGACGTCACTCAGATCCAGCGCCACATCGATCGGCTCATCGCGATGGACTATCAGTTCGGCGGCGAGGGCCTGTGGCAGGCGGCCGTCGGCTACGCCCGCGAGGCCTACTGGTGGCTGGACAACGGCATCTTCACCGATGAGGTGGAGGCGGCCCTGCTCAGGGTTACCAGCCGCGTCCAGATGTGTGCCGGGTGGCTCTCCTTCGATTCCGGTCAGCACGACGTGTCGCGAAACAGCTTCAACGAGGCGCTGGGGCTTGCTCAGCAGGCGGATGACGCGGAAGCGGAGACGCACGCACTGGCCAACCTCGCGTACCTGTCCAACTACCTTGGGAGCCCGAAGCAGGCTCGACGGTGGGCCGACGCCGCAGGGCGCGCCGCCGCACCAACGGGCGAGCACGCCAGATTGCCGGTTCTTCCGCTGCTGCGCGTGGCGATGTCATCCGCGCTCACTGCCGACAAATCTGCCTTCGAGAAAGCCATGACCAGCGCGCGAAGGCACCTCAACCGGGACGTGGATCAGCCCGTGGCCGAGTGGCGGGCCTTCGTCACCTGGCATGAGCTGGACGGCGTCGAAGGAACCTGTGCGATGGAGCTGGGTGAGACCGAGCGGGCCATTCGGCTGCTGCACCAGGCCATCGAAGCCCACCCTGACGGGTTCGCGCGCAACCGGGCGACCTACAAGGTGCGTCTGGCACGAGCGAATCTGGATGCCGAGAACGTGGAGGAAGCGGTGTCAGCTGCGGACTCCGCGCTCGATGACGTCTCCAGCAATGTGACGAGCTGGCGTCTGGGCGCCGAACTGGGCACGGTCGCACAGCGGATGGCGGCCTACCACGACATGCCGGCCGTCGAACGATTCCTCACCAGGTACAAGGCCCTGGTTTAG